One stretch of Candidatus Hydrogenedentota bacterium DNA includes these proteins:
- a CDS encoding PKD domain-containing protein, whose translation WVWDFGDGSPVSYEQNPVHVYEETGVYTVTLTVTTDVDALSATRVSYVIVGALLPAAGFPALTALAAALALAGLLALRRAQGNKRGRAG comes from the coding sequence CGTGGGTGTGGGACTTCGGCGACGGCAGCCCCGTCAGCTACGAGCAGAACCCGGTGCACGTCTACGAGGAGACGGGCGTGTACACCGTGACGCTGACGGTCACGACGGACGTGGACGCGCTCTCGGCGACCCGGGTGAGCTACGTCATCGTGGGCGCGCTCCTGCCCGCGGCCGGATTCCCCGCGCTGACGGCGCTGGCGGCGGCCCTGGCGCTGGCGGGCCTGCTCGCGCTGCGCCGGGCTCAAGGAAACAAGCGCGGGCGGGCGGGGTGA
- a CDS encoding DUF1080 domain-containing protein: protein MTIDGVLVHETDPARQPQPPIVTPGTESTQDTPGRAPSDALVLFDGADLGHWTSTKPGEETQWRVEQGAMLPAPDAGMIQTRQEFGSCQLHLEFATPAQVEGEGQGRGNSGVFLMGMYEVQILDSYENTTYPDGQAAALYGRGKPLVNASRKPGEWQSYDIIFHRPIFENGAVVRRATFTILHNGVLVQDHLELSGGTLWVSKHAVTHYEPHGDKGPLQLQDHGNPVRFRNIWIRELQD, encoded by the coding sequence ATGACCATCGACGGGGTGCTGGTCCACGAGACGGACCCCGCCAGGCAACCCCAGCCCCCGATTGTGACTCCGGGCACGGAGAGCACGCAGGACACGCCCGGCCGCGCGCCGTCCGATGCGCTCGTGCTTTTCGACGGCGCCGACCTCGGCCATTGGACTTCGACAAAGCCGGGCGAGGAAACCCAGTGGCGGGTGGAGCAGGGGGCCATGCTTCCCGCGCCGGACGCCGGCATGATTCAGACGAGGCAGGAATTCGGGTCGTGTCAGTTGCACCTCGAGTTCGCGACGCCGGCGCAGGTGGAAGGCGAGGGACAAGGCCGCGGCAACAGCGGCGTGTTCCTCATGGGCATGTATGAGGTGCAGATTCTGGACTCCTATGAGAACACGACCTACCCGGACGGCCAGGCGGCGGCGCTCTATGGCCGCGGCAAGCCGCTCGTCAACGCGTCGCGCAAACCGGGGGAATGGCAGAGCTACGACATCATCTTCCATCGCCCCATCTTTGAGAACGGCGCCGTCGTCAGGCGGGCGACTTTCACCATCCTGCACAATGGCGTGCTCGTTCAGGACCATCTGGAGCTTTCCGGCGGCACGCTCTGGGTCAGCAAGCACGCGGTGACCCACTACGAACCGCACGGCGACAAGGGCCCCCTCCAGCTTCAGGACCACGGCAATCCCGTGCGCTTCCGGAACATCTGGATCCGGGAGCTCCAGGACTGA